One Silene latifolia isolate original U9 population chromosome 4, ASM4854445v1, whole genome shotgun sequence DNA segment encodes these proteins:
- the LOC141652834 gene encoding cytochrome P450 94B3-like: MYSLTPIDLFLSFSFLLFISSILYAKLSTKSSATDDNKPPTYPIIGCLIAFNQTKRRLLEWYTELLAASPTQTIEVSRLGARKTVVTANPENVEYILKTKFNNFPKGQPFAELVGDLLGCGIFNVDGELWASQRKLASHEFTTKSLREFVVKTLEDEVEGRLFPLLQTAANENKVIDLQEVLKRLTYDTICKVSLGTDPNCLDLSVPVPPLIAAFETAAEISARRSTTPVYLIWKLKRAFNLGSEAKLKNSIQTIHTQVTKIIQEKQKTFSKTDFNDQPASSHDFLSRFLAAGYDGELARDMVISFLMAGRDTTAAAMTWLFWLISSKNTSARDSIRAELGSVKSSGQLGYEVVKRDMGYLQACLCETMRLYPPVAWDSKHAANDDVLPDGTRVKKGERVTYFPYGMGRMEKIWGSDWSRFDPDRWFEKAQNDDDDSSRGGLKMVNPYVFPVFQAGPRVCLGKEMAFIQMKYVVASVISRFDFEPVSLEPPVFVPLLTSHMYGGLRVRVKEIGSA; this comes from the exons atgtattCATTAACTCCAATAGATCTCTTCCTTTCCTTCTCATTTCTGCTCTTCATTTCCTCAATTCTTTACGCAAAACTGTCCACTAAATCGTCAGCAACTGATGATAATAAACCGCCTACATACCCGATCATTGGGTGTTTGATCGCATTCAACCAAACAAAAAGACGGCTTTTAGAGTGGTACACAGAGTTACTAGCCGCGTCTCCAACTCAAACAATAGAAGTGAGTCGATTGGGAGCGAGGAAGACGGTTGTAACAGCTAACCCTGAGAATGTAGAGTATATACTTAAAACAAAGTTTAATAACTTTCCAAAAGGACAACCATTTGCTGAACTTGTAGGGGATcttcttggatgcggtatttttaATGTAGACGGGGAATTATGGGCTTCGCAAAGGAAGTTGGCTAGTCATGAGTTTACTACAAAGTCTTTAAGAGAGTTTGTTGTTAAAACTTTGGAAGATGAAGTTGAAGGAAGACTCTTTCCTTTGCTTCAAACTGCTGCTAATGAAAATAAAGTCATTGACTTACAG GAAGTGCTTAAAAGATTAACCTACGACACAATATGCAAAGTGTCTCTAGGCACAGACCCAAACTGCCTAGACCTCTCAGTTCCAGTCCCACCACTCATCGCCGCTTTCGAGACCGCTGCCGAGATATCCGCCCGTCGATCCACCACCCCAGTCTACCTCATCTGGAAgctcaaacgagctttcaacttAGGCTCAGAAGCAAAACTCAAGAACTCCATACAGACAATCCATACCCAAGTCACCAAAATCATCcaagaaaaacaaaaaacattTTCCAAAACCGACTTCAACGATCAACCCGCTAGTAGCCACGATTTCCTGTCCCGATTCCTGGCTGCTGGATATGACGGCGAGCTGGCAAGAGACATGGTTATCAGTTTCCTCATGGCAGGCCGCGATACTACTGCAGCTGCCATGACTTGGTTATTCTGGCTAATTTCAAGTAAAAATACTTCAGCCCGGGATTCTATCCGGGCTGAATTAGGTAGTGTTAAAAGTTCGGGTCAATTGGGGTACGAGGTCGTGAAGCGAGATATGGGATATTTACAAGCTTGTTTGTGTGAGACAATGAGGTTATACCCTCCAGTTGCATGGGATTCAAAGCATGCAGCAAACGACGACGTTTTACCAGATGGGACTAGGGTTAAGAAAGGTGAACGTGTTACGTACTTTCCGTATGGCATGGGGAGGATGGAGAAGATATGGGGGAGTGATTGGTCTAGGTTTGACCCTGACCGCTGGTTCGAGAAGGCAcaaaatgatgatgatgacagtAGTCGCGGAGGTTTGAAAATGGTTAACCCGTATGTGTTCCCTGTTTTTCAGGCTGGACCGAGGGTTTGTCTCGGGAAAGAAATGGCGTTTATACAAATGAAGTATGTTGTGGCTTCGGTGATTAGTCGGTTTGATTTTGAACCGGTTAGTTTGGAACCGCCTGTTTTTGTGCCATTGTTGACGTCTCATATGTATGGGGGTTTAAGGGTTAGGGTCAAGGAAATCGGATCTGCGTAA